The genome window TTCGGAGCAACGTCATCAATAAGACCAATTTCTTTAGCCTCATTTGCTTTGTAATTCGCTCCAGTTAGACAAACTTCTCCCCAATACTTTGGTGTAACGCATCCTTTAATTCTATCAATAAAACTACCTGGAAGCGGAAGTCCAACGAGGATCTCCGTAAATGCAATTCGTGCTTTAGAATCTAACATGTATTTAAAATCACTAGCTACGGTGATTACAGCACCTCCGCCCATCGCATAACCAGAAACTTCGGCGATTATAGGTTTACTAAACTTGATAAGTTCACCGAAAAGAAGAACAATTCCGCCAACCTCTTCGATCAATCTATCTCTAGGTGTGGATAAAAGATTCTCTGCATCAAGTCCATTGCAGAAAAATTTCTCATTATCAGAAGCGAGAACTATT of Leptospira sp. GIMC2001 contains these proteins:
- a CDS encoding enoyl-CoA hydratase/isomerase family protein, translated to MFYNREVVELGGKKAEIITIQTNDQNSLTGANMKALTKILHEIQADPNIRGIVLASDNEKFFCNGLDAENLLSTPRDRLIEEVGGIVLLFGELIKFSKPIIAEVSGYAMGGGAVITVASDFKYMLDSKARIAFTEILVGLPLPGSFIDRIKGCVTPKYWGEVCLTGANYKANEAKEIGLIDDVAPNRAELRKMTLKKLEYLIKLPTSAYQSTKKVLNRELLSKLAVYEKETMDSFAIPGVIENLLEAMSALKEKRRPNLD